The DNA window TACCTAATGCAACTATCCAGCGCTTAAAGTTTTTGCTCCTGACAATCAAAGGAACCTCTTTTTGATGAGGGAGATTTTTTACAGGAGACTACAAACAGGTACCAGATACTCCCCTGTTGATCTATGATACCGCTACCTCCCCATATATTCGGGTAATGGACAACTCACTCCTTTGTGAACTGATCCACCCCGGAAAGACTCAGGATGACATAAAGATCAGATACAGGCTTGCCCATGTATTTGTATTAAAGGGTGAGTCGACACTACCTCGTCTCCTGAAGAACAGTGCTGAGGTCTATTATATGATCAGAGGGCAGGGACTGATGCATATCGACGAACAGGCTGATTCCATAGATGCTGGACAGGCAGTGGTCATCCCGGCAGGATCGGTCCAGTTCATCAGCAACACGGGAGAAAAAGACCTGGAGTTTCTGGCGATTGTCGACCCGATGTGGGATAAAGCAGATGAGATCTGTATCCCCTGCAATCGATAAACTGATAATAACAGACGAACAACCCCACCTTCCTTAAGAGGATGGTAGTTTGATTTCCTCTCAATGAGAGAACTTTCGGTATTGATCCTGTCACTTCAATATATTAATGAGGTGGTGAACTCCAGTACTGAAGAAATAAAAAAGGTGAAGATCCCTCGCAATATCAGGAGGTACACAAGATCGGGATGGAAGAACAATATATGCAGAACGTGTTATACTCTGAAATCAGAATCTACAATATTGCCACCCCATTTCAGGGAATCAGCAGACCTGACGATCTGCTGGTTGGAACCTTTGCAGGCGGATCTCTCCCTTTTGGGATCAGACCGATCCCGTTGAGATGATCATACATGGAAAAACAGCAACAGCAGCACTGCTGCATTCAAAACAAATCGGAACATGGGTCTGAACTTGTCCATATCGATTGTGTCAGCCATATCTATCCAGACGGGTCTGTGGGTATTCACCAGATGTGTTTTCGCGTTTACCAGCATGAGATCGTCGCACTCTGTGGAGCTAACGGTGCTGGAAAGTCGACCCTTATCGAACACCTGAATGGGCTGCTCGAACCTGCCGAAGGGAGGGTTCAGATCCGGGGAGAAGAGGTCACGCAGGAGATGAAGAAGTCCCTCTGGAAGACAGTCGGACTCGTCTTCCAGCGTGCAGAGGACCAACTCTTTGCTCCGACGGTTCTCGATGATGTGATGTTTGGGCCGTTGAACCTTGGACTATCTCCCGAAGATGCGCGCATCGAGGCTACACAAGCGCTGTCCGCAGTTGGGGCCCTGGACCTTGCAGAGAAGATACCGGCTTATCTGAGTGGTGGACAGAAGCGGCTGGCCGCCATCGCAGGGGTGCTGGCCATGAAACCGGCAGTGATCGCTATGGACGAACCGATGTCAGATCTTGACCCGTCCCATGCCGCGATCGTAGAGAAGATCATCTGTGAGTTACGCGACCAGTTCAACATCAGTATTGTGATCTCAACCCATGATCTCGATCTGGCAGCCAGAATCGCAGACAGGATCTGCATTGTCAAGGCAGGGTCGGTGGTCGCAGAGGGGTCTGCGGAGGAGATTTTCTACAATCAGCCCCTGTTGGCCGAAGCTTCACTGATAGAACCCCAGGTGGTGGCGTTATACCGAGCCTATTGCCAGAAAAAAGGCGTTCAGCCAGACCAGCACCCGATCACGCAAAAAGACCTGCTCGAAGCGATCACCTCATGATGGCATCAGAGGAAGCAGGTCTTCCAAGTCAGCGAAAAGAGGAGACGATAAAAAAGAATGGAGATCCTATCTCCGCAGCCCATTGATGACCAGCCAGAACCCGAGGAATATTACGAGAATGGCACTCAGATACGGATAGATCATCGCCGGGAACCAGAGAAGCCCCATACCATAGATCAGGAACAGGACGCCGATCAGCATCATCAGATATGACGATGTAGCCGAAGAGACTGGATAATTCTCCTCATTCTTCCTTCCCCATTCACGGAATACACCACTGAATATAAAGCCGGCACCAAGGCCGATCAGCACGCCTATGTCAGCTCGTCCAAAGATCATTCCTGTTCCAAGTCCAATCAGGATCCCACCAGGGATGAAGAACCCATACCTGTTATGTCGATGTTCAGCCAGAACCATCACCCTGCATTTCTATGGCCATTTATGGTAATAGAACCTTATCCTTTTGTTTTGATTGAGATTTATTCCAGGTAGTATCGATCAGGATGATAAAATTGGGAGATGGACATCCGGAATGAAATGAAACAGGAATGTCTATTTCGTTCCAGAACGAAGGATGGGCATGCAATTCCTGAAACGTCCTGGAATGAAGTTGATTATTGTCCTGATCATTGTAGGCGTGGTCCTGCTGATTGGTTTAAACCTCCACAAGGGGACCTCAGGACCTTCCTCTCCGACAGACACCCTGTACCAATACTCAACGATCGATGCACTGATGTTGGGGCTCTATGGAGGAGGAGTGACAATGCAGAACCTGACCACTCATGGAGATTTTGGTATCGGAACCTTCGATCACCTAGATGGAGAGATGATTGTGCTGGATGGAACGGTCTACCAGGCCAGAGCTGACGGAACGGTATCTCAGGCTGCTCCAGCAAATACATCACCATTCGCAGAGGTCACTTTCTTTAAACCAGACCGATCATATCCCCTCACCAGATCCGACAATATCTCATCCCTGACCTCGGCCCTTGATGCATTCCTACCCGGGAAGAACCACTTCTCCATGATCCGAATCGACGGCACCTTCCCGACCGTGAAGGTCAGGGCCATACCCGCTCAACAGATACCCTACCCAAAACTGGAAGATGCTTCAAAAGAGCAGAAGGTGTATACCCTCTCCAATGTGAGCGGCACGGTCGTGGGGGTCTGGTCCCCGTCATTTGTACAGGGAATAACAGTCCCGGGATATCACCTCCACTTCATCAGTGCTGATCGGAAGAGTGGCGGTCATATCCTCGACATTTCAATTGACCAGGCCACCTTCTCACTTGAAGAAATATCTGGATTCACCATGGATCTCCCGACCACAGGAGATTTCCTCACCACAGACCTCTCAGGCAACCAGTCGACAGCGCTCAATACCGTGGAGAAGGGGGCGGCATCAACCAGGTGATAAATGATCCTGGAATAGATCGAGGGGCACTGAAAGAAGAAAAGATCCTTTTTTAATATAGACCCAGACTTTAAATTGCAGTCTGGAGTATGCTGTATCCTATGGAGGTAAATCTGAAACGGTACGGACTGTACCTGATCCGGTGGCAGTTGAGCACTCCCATTCTAGCAGGTGTCCTGATGGTCCTCTCATCGATGAGCGCCCTTGTCGCGACCATCATCGCGAACCTGATCGGCGGACTGATCTTCTTCTGGGTCGACCGGTTCATCTTCACCTCCCGCACCCTCGAGGCACAGTGGGAAGTGAGGGACAATATCAGATGTGTGGACTGCGGAACGATAGCCCGTGGATACAGACTGGTGAAGACCGGCTCCTATGACCGTTCAGAGGACCGTGAGCCCGAGTTCAGATGTGAAACCTGTTCAGAGCGAAAATCTGAGGAACTTCGGGAACGGGGTGTAAAACACTAAGAATAAAGGTTGTTACCCCAGTTCAAACGTCGAAACACCAAAGATCTCATCGAGTGGCAGGTCAGGAATGAACCGTGTGTACATGCGCGCCGTGCCAAAAACCTGAATCATCTGGTGGGATGAGGCAAGGTCGACAGCCTTGCTGTTCGGTTCAGGGATATCGAGGAAGATCTCTTCACCCGGCACCGAGGCCGCAAGTCCGCAGAAGAGGGCTTCGGCCACTTCAGCGGAATCCGCAAAGAGCGGACCGATCTTATGCCCGACTCTGCACTGCCTGATAACCCCATATCCCCGTATTCCATCCTCATCGACTGATGCCAGTGCAGCCGCATCCTGCTGCGAGAGAAACGGTTTCAGGAACCGGGGGCGGGGGGCCGGGAAGTGGGCGGTATCATATGCCGCAATCTCGTCAAAGGAGATCTGGTCGATGGGAACCAGGCCAGGAGGTGTCGATCCACCCCCTGTCCCGGCATACCTGAAATTTCTATATGCATAGATAAATCCAACCTGCCGGTACCGCTCCTGCATCGCAAAGACTCCGTCGATCCCAAGGTTCAGGGATCCGGCAAGGTCCAGGGCATGCTGTTGCATCTGCAGTCCAAAACCCTGACCACGCTCTTTCGGGTTGAGGATATAGAGGCCACCAAATGCAAAGTCGTCGGAGTAGTGTACGATAGAGAAGGTACCGACGAGTTCGCCATCGATCTCTGCACCATAAAACCCGGTGGGATCGGTCTGATAAAAGATCTCTGCATCATGCAGCCCCGGGTTCCACCCCTCAACAGCAGCCCAGTCCAGTGCAGTCGCGACCTCTGAACGGGTCAAGGATCGAAAGGTAATATCCCGGGTCATAGGTCCATCACACTCCGATCATCGACGTGGATGCTTATCAACGATCTGATCGGGAGAGGCCCAAAAAAGGGAGGGTTCAAAGCATGTTGAAGAGCTGGACGATATCGTTGAAGTCAATCTGTCCGTTATGGTTGAAATCAAACGCTGCAAGCGGTTCATTTTCCGCGATCCAGTCCATCTGGTTGAAGAAGAGGACCACGTCGTTGAAGTCGATCACCCCGTTCCCGTTCAGATCCTCATACAGCCCGTCGTGATTGGGGTCTGTCGGCATCGCAGTCTGTCCATAGACACGGACCACACCACTGACCACCGGTGATGTAACCGTAATATAATTCGTTTTGGTGACGGTCATCACACCTCCGCTGTTTCTGACCATCAGGCTCACCGTATAGGTGCCGGCGGTTGTGTAATTATGCACAGGATTCTGTGCTGTCGAGGTCGCACCGTCACCGAACTGCCAGAACCAGTTGGACGGCTGGTTCAACGAGCGGTCCGAGAACTGGACCTGGAATGGAGCGGTTCCCTCCGTTGATCCCGCAGAGAAGTCCGCGATCGGGGACGGAAGGTTTGCAACCACACAGGCAATCTTCGAAGTGTTCGATACCCCATACTGGTTGAAGACGATCATCTGGACGGTGTAGACCCCTTCATGGGTATATGTATGGACCGGGTTCTGCAGCGTCGAGAAGTTTCCATCACCAAACTGCCAGTAATACCCGACCGCTGTTCCACCGGTCGACATGTCGGTGAAGGAGACGTCAAACGGCACGGTACCGACCTGCGGTGTGGACGTGAAGGCTGCAACCGGTTTTCCTGCGAGATGGATGTACGCGTCCTTCGTGACGGACGTGGTGCCATACGGGCTTGTGGCGGTCAGGGTGACCGTATAGTTGCCCCCATTCTGGTAGAGATGCACTGGATTCTCCTCCTTTGAGGTCGTTCCATCACCAAAGTCCCACTGCCAGGCCGTTTGACCATTCGGCGTGGTATCGGTGAACCTGATGGTCGTCGGCGCAATACCGGTGGTGGCGTCTACACTGAAATCAGGGTCGGCAACGATATAATCGGTCTTGGTCTCATGATCGCTGCTCCCAGGGAAGGAAGCGGTCAGCTGGACCGAATAGACACCAGTGACCCCGTACAGATGCTGTGGATTCTGGGAGGCGGAGACACTACCGTCACCAAAGTTCCAGATCCACCCCGAGGGGGCACCAGACGAGTGATCGGTGAACTGGATGGTCTGACCGGCGGTGATCGTTCGTGGGGTGGCCGTGAACCCGGCATAGACCCCTTCACCAACCGTGATAATCTTTGTGGTATTACTTGAGCCGAATGAATTTGAAACGGTCAGCGTGACCGTCTCTATCCCGTCTTCCAGATACTGGTGCTGGGGGTTCTGGAGGGTTGAGGTACTGCCGTCCCCAAAGTTCCAGGACCAGTTCGCAGGCGACCCGGTGGAGAGATCCGTGAATGAGACAGAGAGCGGTGCCGACCCGGTGAGAGGGGTCGCCTGGAACTGAGCCACCGGGGAATGAGTCGCTGGCTGGGTCGGCGTGACGTTCACCGTCGGGGTGACATTCCGTGAATCATTCGAACCCCAACTGAGCGAATAGGTGTTACCCTGCCCCTCCTGATTGATGATCGGCAGGGAGGTGTTGTTCCCATAGGCCGTGATATTGAAGGACGAATCGGTGACCGGGTACTGGTAGGCTTCCTCATCATAATACCATCCGAGCATCGACTGGTAATTCAGGTTACCGCCGATATTATTCTGTGAGAAATGATTCAACACGATATGATCTGCAAAGGCCGACCAGAGTCCCCAGAACAGATTGTCACTGGTCGTGCAGTTGTTCAGAGTGATATCGGAAGCGGCTTTCACAATCTTCCAGCCATAGGTCGAACCGGTATCTGTACAGCCGTTGAAGACCACATTATTCCCACCCTGGACAAAGTAGCCGGCATTCTTATTGTTCTCGGAGATACAGTTGGTCAGCACTGCATTGAAATGGACAAAGTAGCCTGAGAGGAAGGTGTCATGGTAGGGGAACTGCTGCGGGTTCCGCTGGCCATTGTCTCTGCTGACACAATCGGTCATGATGATTCCTTTCTTGACCGTGGGCGGGGTCTTGTCCTCACCCGGTTCAAAGTGGAACCCGGACTCCCAGTTATCCTCTGCAAGGCAGTCGATCAGCTGGACGTCATAGAGATCATTGTCCTCCTGCAGATCATACCCGGTGATCCACTCGGACGGGGAACCGCCAGACACCCCGAATCCACAGCGGATGGCCTGACAACTGATGAAGCGTATATTTCGGGTCTCCTTTGGCAGGTTGATCGCATTCAGATGGAATCCATGAGTCACCGAGTCGACAGCCTTGCAGTTGATGAAGATCACATCCTCGATGGTACTCCCGTCCCCCCAGAGATAGAACATTCCGTCATTCTTGGTCGAATACCGCTTGCCATCAAGGCCGATACTGGTCGCCGTCACATCCTGCACGATCACCTGACTGGCACGGATCGTCACCGCCCCCTGCCCCCGAAGGGTGAAGCCCCGGAGGGTGATCCCGGAATATTTGACACTGATCGAGATATAGGAGTTGAGCGGGTTGAGCATCTCGATCACCGTACTATCCTGCCCACTCCCCAACAACTCAGATCCAGCAGTCGGAAAGATCACATCAGAACAGTGAAAGGTGCCCTCTGTCAGTTGCACCGTCCCGACTTCACCAGGTAGGGCATTGAAAGCCGCGTTGATCTCAACCTGGTCATTATATCCATCACAGATATAATTAGCAGCTGCTTTGGATGCAGCGCTGCTGTCACTGGCGGCCACCGTCACCGTCTGCGCCGTCACCGGACCGATCAGCAGAAGCAGCAGCACGATACATCCAAGAGCAACGAAAAAGCCGGCTCTGCCCCCACAACGGGTCTCCTTTCCATCCATCATTCAGATCCACTCCAAAAAATTATTTTGTTCTATTCACCAGAACCCACCAGCCTCTACTCCCATGATCCAGACCCCCAGGGGGAGTGATCACACGGAACGACCCAGATCGAACCTTGAGAGAGATGCTGAAGATCCTCAAACAGGTATGCCACAAACAGAATGCTACCCCAATGAATGGGAGGATCCGCTGGTAGTCGTGATATCAATAAGTGAGTATTTTTTCTCACCATATTATTTATAGGTAGATATTCTAACCACCCCAAATATTCTGAGTAACCGGGAAACAACGTAATATTCTCGAATATCCATAAGGAAGATCATTTTTTTTTCAGGAGAGGTACCCTGGAGAAGTCTCCAGGGTCAGGGAATAATGGTCCACGTCCTGACAGGCGATGATCAGATAGAACTGATGGCGTGAGGTCTGCAGAATCCGACTCATGGTACCGGGATAGGAGAACTGCATACCAGTGACAATCGTGCCGGTATCGGCATCGACCAGTACCATCTGAAACTGTGCTTGTTCTGGATGGGTGACCGCCGTGACCGTACAGTTGATCTTCCAGATCGGATATTGGACAGTGAAATTGTTGGTCAAGCCACCCCGCTTATCTGAAAGATAGGCGAAGGCGATCGTATCATTGAACCGCCAGGCCGGGTCTGATGCACCAAAAACATTCAAATTGTCGGGCATTTGGTATCGCGGGAACAACCAGGGTGTCTTGGTGAACGTGAGTTGTTGGAGATCGGACTGCTGTCCAGTCGGAGCTGCTATCACAATCGGAAGAGGGATGGTGGGGATAGTGGTCTGATTGGAGGTGACAACGGTCATATTTACGGTTGGAACAGGAGTCTCCTTCACCTGTTGAACCCCGATTTGAGGTGGATGGAGCACCAGCGAGATGACCAGTACAATCACCACTCCCACTACAATCGTAAGGATGTCCCGTCTGTCCACGATTATAATATTGCAGAGTCTCGCTGAAATGGATTTCCATTCGTCCGGATGAACTCAATCGGGTCTTTGAACGGAAAAAAACCTGATGTATATGCGATAACGAGATGATCTGATATACCAGAGTTTATATCATCTGATCCATACAACAGTATGATATGGAGATCCCTGGCATCAGGACTTGGATCATCTACTATCTGATCTCATTTGTTGTGCTGCTGTGGGCAGTCTTTCTCTCGATACAGGGAGTGATGCTCTGGATAAGCCTGATGCTGGTGATCATCGTCGTAGGGATGAACTTCTATACACTATCAGGCGAACTGAAGAAGCATGCCGCACGGAGGGCGATGATGAGAGAGATCTCACAGTTCAATGAAATATCAGTTGAGACAATGCCAAAAAAATTACCCTGATCAGGGGGCCTTTATAAATATCTTCTGAATAGCGTTGACAGGTACAAAGAGTGACTCGATCTCACGCCCGAGGTACTCGGTCTTCCCCATCACATAATAGCCCCCTGACACTAGGGCTGTATGAAAGGTTCTGGCTAGGTCGTTCTTCTGCCCTTCAGTGAAGTAGATCGTGACATTTCTGCAGGTGACAAGATCCAGGTACCGCGCAATGGGGATCCCGGACATCAGATCATGTTTGCTGAACCGGATCATCGCCTTGAGATGGGGTTTTACGGCAAAGGTTCCATCTCCAAGATCAGTGAAGTGTCGACGGATCTGGTTATCGGTCAGTTTCTTCAGGGATTTCTGGTCATAAACCCCCTCTTTGGCCCTGGCGAGGATCTGATCGTCGATATCGGTGGCATAGATCACACCGGACAGATCAGTTCCGGAATTTGTGAGGTCATAGAGGATCATAGCCAGTGAGTATGGCTCCTCACCCGACGAACATCCGGCACACCAGATCCGGATCTTCTTTCGGTCCGAAAGCACCGAGGGGATCAGATCCCGTTTGATCAGTTCAAACACCTCAGTGTCCCGAAAAAACTCGGTCACATTGATCGTCAGAGCATTTCTGAGTTTTTCCGATTCCTCAGGATGTGACCGCAGGTATCGGAGGTACTCCTCATGGGTAGCCGTGTTGGTCGACCGCATGCGGGAGAGGAGGCGCCGCTTGATATAGGCCTCCTTGTAGTTCTCGCAATGAATATGAAGGGTCTGTTCAATCGCCTTCTTTAACGCCTCGAAATCGTCCATATCAGATCCTCTACTGGTTTACCAGCCGGCTCAGCACCTTCAGCATATCGATCCAGATGATCAGGTCGGTTGTCTTCCCCTCTGCATCGTCACCCTTTGCCTTGATGATCCCTTTTACAAACCCGGAGAGGTCGGATGAGGCATCATCCTTGATCTGCTCGATATCAGTCACCGGCACCTGGGTAACGCTCTGGACATTGTCGACGATGATACCGACATTGATCCCTTCTGCAGCATCAGGGACGAGAACGATGATCTTCTGGTTCTGATTGACCTCCTGCTCAGGGAGTCCCAGCAGTGTATACAGGTTCAAAATATTGGTGATCTCGCCCCGGAGGTTGATGATGCCTGAGATATATGGAGGAGAACGGGGGATCGGGGTGATCGGAATCATCTCAACGATCTCGCGTGCCAGCTGTATATCAAGTGCATACCGCTGACCAGCCATTTCAAATGCCACCACATCCACCATCGTGGTTGAGGCCTGTTTTTCCTCTCGATTCTGTTCTGTAGCCATAGATCTCTGTTCCTCTATCTTTGTGGGCATCCTCTGCTCCTGCAAAGGACTGACGATCTTCAGATCTGGTAGAACAGCTGCCGGCACTGATGATACTGGTTCAGGTACCAGATCCTCATCCTTAACGGGGGGAACCAGCGTTTCAGGAAGTTCCGTCTCAACAGGTGCTGCCTCAACCGGTACCGGCTCATGCTGTACTGCCAAAACCCCATAATCAATTGTGGGAAGAGCAGGTGCTGGAACTGGTGACTGGACCGGTGCGAGCCGGATACCTGCACTGTTCACGGCTCTCCGCACCTCAGAGAGCGGGTCCTGATCCTGAACCTGGAGGGAAGTGAACCCATCTGTCCCGAGCAGTGAAAGACCCAGCACAACCCCGGCGCTGCTCTCCTGCAGCCGGTCAGCGCTCTTCACCTGATCTTGCTTTATCGTTTCGATCGTATCGATCAGGGTCTGCTCCGCATCTGAGGGTCCCGCAGTCTCCGGTACCTGGTTCTGAACCTGTTGCCGGTCGGCCGTCTGTTCGTAGTCTTCGATCACTGCACGAACCCGGTCGACAGCAGTGTTGAACACCCCTTTGATCGAACCGAAGGGATCGCCTTCATCGATCTTCAAATGAGAGGTAAAGTCCCCATCTGCCAGACGGGAGATTCCCAGTCCCAGATCCTCAACACTCTGATCGATGAGAAGATCGCGACTCGATGCCTCCTCTTCGAGTGTCAGGATCGTCTTTTCCTGGGTTTTTTCATGCGTCTGATCATCGAAGAAGACCAGCAGGTTGGTCAATGTTCCCTGGTCGTCGCGGAGGGGGAAGCAGTAACGCTCAAGGTCGTGGATTCCGCTGACGAACTCCATCTTCACTTCCCCAAAGGCCCCTTCGCTCTGCTGCATGATCTCCTCAACCGGGAGTCCAGTCTCTGCAAGGAGGGAAAAGGCAGAGATCGGCATACCGAGAAGATTTTCCAGCGTGTATCCACTCATCGTGACAAAGGCATCATTGGCAGAGACGATGACCGCCTCGGGGTCGAGGAGCAGAATCGGGACGGGCGTCTCGCGCATCAGGGTATCGATCAGCCGTTTCTGCTGCAGAACGGTGCTGGAGAGTTCACTCACCTGGTGCTCGTCCGCTCTCTCTGAAGAGATGTCCTCGAGGGCACAGAGGATGATCATCCCCCTGGGAAGGCCTTCGCCAGGCTGTTCGGTGAGCAGGACCAGATCCTCTCTGAGAAGATGGAGGCCGGTTGGAAACTCCACCGAGATCTCACGAGAGATTCGACGCTGATCTGAGGAGAGAAACGCTCCTGCCGTGAGTGCAGTGAGGTTTGCATACTCGTTCAGCCGGACCGTCAGTAGATGCTCCCGGCTGTACCCGCTCATCTCACAGAACGCAGGATTGACATCGAGTATTGCATCTGCTCCGTCGATGATCATCACCGGCGTCGGAAGACCGTCCACCAGATTCTTGTTCTGCAGTTGTTGCCGTTCAATCTCCTCTGACAGAGATATCCGGGCTTTCTCCTCCTGTTTCAGAGCGGTCTGATCCGTAAAGATCACCTGCAGAGCCTCCACAGCCCCGAACCGATCGAGGATCGGAACCGCGTACTGTTTCAACATTTTGGTCCCAGCTGGCAGGTCGACGGTGATCTCCGCCTCCACAGGCAAACGCTGGCGGATGGCCGTGGCCAGGCCGTCACCCTGCCGCTCACGCTCAGCAATGACCGAGATCTGATGCCGGATCAACTGCGATCGCAGCAGTCCGCTCATCTGACAGAACGCACTATTCGCCTCGATGATCGACAGGTCAGGGGAGACAAAGAGCACCGGCAAGGGGTGCTGCTGGATGATCGCTGCGATCCGCTGCTGCAGATCCTCGATCTCTGCCTCTTTCTCTTTGAGCAGTGCAGGGTCAGGACCCGGTTCCGACACATGAGAGGGAGGGGGCGTCTCGGTGAGCCGGAAGACCGCTGCATTGACCGCTTCGACAAGCGGAGTATATTTGATATCCAGATCGGCAGGGTGCACCTCCGTCGACCTGGCACCGGATAACGCTTCAGTCAATGCGCTGGTGACCGTGCTGATCAATCGCTCTACACTGGGATCAGGGCCCCGTACTTCGGCTCTTTCTGC is part of the Methanosphaerula palustris E1-9c genome and encodes:
- a CDS encoding cupin domain-containing protein, yielding MDNSLLCELIHPGKTQDDIKIRYRLAHVFVLKGESTLPRLLKNSAEVYYMIRGQGLMHIDEQADSIDAGQAVVIPAGSVQFISNTGEKDLEFLAIVDPMWDKADEICIPCNR
- a CDS encoding energy-coupling factor ABC transporter ATP-binding protein; the protein is MCFRVYQHEIVALCGANGAGKSTLIEHLNGLLEPAEGRVQIRGEEVTQEMKKSLWKTVGLVFQRAEDQLFAPTVLDDVMFGPLNLGLSPEDARIEATQALSAVGALDLAEKIPAYLSGGQKRLAAIAGVLAMKPAVIAMDEPMSDLDPSHAAIVEKIICELRDQFNISIVISTHDLDLAARIADRICIVKAGSVVAEGSAEEIFYNQPLLAEASLIEPQVVALYRAYCQKKGVQPDQHPITQKDLLEAITS
- the budA gene encoding acetolactate decarboxylase, which translates into the protein MQFLKRPGMKLIIVLIIVGVVLLIGLNLHKGTSGPSSPTDTLYQYSTIDALMLGLYGGGVTMQNLTTHGDFGIGTFDHLDGEMIVLDGTVYQARADGTVSQAAPANTSPFAEVTFFKPDRSYPLTRSDNISSLTSALDAFLPGKNHFSMIRIDGTFPTVKVRAIPAQQIPYPKLEDASKEQKVYTLSNVSGTVVGVWSPSFVQGITVPGYHLHFISADRKSGGHILDISIDQATFSLEEISGFTMDLPTTGDFLTTDLSGNQSTALNTVEKGAASTR
- a CDS encoding GNAT family N-acetyltransferase, translated to MTRDITFRSLTRSEVATALDWAAVEGWNPGLHDAEIFYQTDPTGFYGAEIDGELVGTFSIVHYSDDFAFGGLYILNPKERGQGFGLQMQQHALDLAGSLNLGIDGVFAMQERYRQVGFIYAYRNFRYAGTGGGSTPPGLVPIDQISFDEIAAYDTAHFPAPRPRFLKPFLSQQDAAALASVDEDGIRGYGVIRQCRVGHKIGPLFADSAEVAEALFCGLAASVPGEEIFLDIPEPNSKAVDLASSHQMIQVFGTARMYTRFIPDLPLDEIFGVSTFELG
- a CDS encoding PKD domain-containing protein — its product is MMDGKETRCGGRAGFFVALGCIVLLLLLIGPVTAQTVTVAASDSSAASKAAANYICDGYNDQVEINAAFNALPGEVGTVQLTEGTFHCSDVIFPTAGSELLGSGQDSTVIEMLNPLNSYISISVKYSGITLRGFTLRGQGAVTIRASQVIVQDVTATSIGLDGKRYSTKNDGMFYLWGDGSTIEDVIFINCKAVDSVTHGFHLNAINLPKETRNIRFISCQAIRCGFGVSGGSPSEWITGYDLQEDNDLYDVQLIDCLAEDNWESGFHFEPGEDKTPPTVKKGIIMTDCVSRDNGQRNPQQFPYHDTFLSGYFVHFNAVLTNCISENNKNAGYFVQGGNNVVFNGCTDTGSTYGWKIVKAASDITLNNCTTSDNLFWGLWSAFADHIVLNHFSQNNIGGNLNYQSMLGWYYDEEAYQYPVTDSSFNITAYGNNTSLPIINQEGQGNTYSLSWGSNDSRNVTPTVNVTPTQPATHSPVAQFQATPLTGSAPLSVSFTDLSTGSPANWSWNFGDGSTSTLQNPQHQYLEDGIETVTLTVSNSFGSSNTTKIITVGEGVYAGFTATPRTITAGQTIQFTDHSSGAPSGWIWNFGDGSVSASQNPQHLYGVTGVYSVQLTASFPGSSDHETKTDYIVADPDFSVDATTGIAPTTIRFTDTTPNGQTAWQWDFGDGTTSKEENPVHLYQNGGNYTVTLTATSPYGTTSVTKDAYIHLAGKPVAAFTSTPQVGTVPFDVSFTDMSTGGTAVGYYWQFGDGNFSTLQNPVHTYTHEGVYTVQMIVFNQYGVSNTSKIACVVANLPSPIADFSAGSTEGTAPFQVQFSDRSLNQPSNWFWQFGDGATSTAQNPVHNYTTAGTYTVSLMVRNSGGVMTVTKTNYITVTSPVVSGVVRVYGQTAMPTDPNHDGLYEDLNGNGVIDFNDVVLFFNQMDWIAENEPLAAFDFNHNGQIDFNDIVQLFNML
- a CDS encoding CheR family methyltransferase codes for the protein MDDFEALKKAIEQTLHIHCENYKEAYIKRRLLSRMRSTNTATHEEYLRYLRSHPEESEKLRNALTINVTEFFRDTEVFELIKRDLIPSVLSDRKKIRIWCAGCSSGEEPYSLAMILYDLTNSGTDLSGVIYATDIDDQILARAKEGVYDQKSLKKLTDNQIRRHFTDLGDGTFAVKPHLKAMIRFSKHDLMSGIPIARYLDLVTCRNVTIYFTEGQKNDLARTFHTALVSGGYYVMGKTEYLGREIESLFVPVNAIQKIFIKAP
- a CDS encoding chemotaxis protein CheW, whose protein sequence is MAERPGRRALFAGTSAQKRTAIPAPVGEAVAERAEVRGPDPSVERLISTVTSALTEALSGARSTEVHPADLDIKYTPLVEAVNAAVFRLTETPPPSHVSEPGPDPALLKEKEAEIEDLQQRIAAIIQQHPLPVLFVSPDLSIIEANSAFCQMSGLLRSQLIRHQISVIAERERQGDGLATAIRQRLPVEAEITVDLPAGTKMLKQYAVPILDRFGAVEALQVIFTDQTALKQEEKARISLSEEIERQQLQNKNLVDGLPTPVMIIDGADAILDVNPAFCEMSGYSREHLLTVRLNEYANLTALTAGAFLSSDQRRISREISVEFPTGLHLLREDLVLLTEQPGEGLPRGMIILCALEDISSERADEHQVSELSSTVLQQKRLIDTLMRETPVPILLLDPEAVIVSANDAFVTMSGYTLENLLGMPISAFSLLAETGLPVEEIMQQSEGAFGEVKMEFVSGIHDLERYCFPLRDDQGTLTNLLVFFDDQTHEKTQEKTILTLEEEASSRDLLIDQSVEDLGLGISRLADGDFTSHLKIDEGDPFGSIKGVFNTAVDRVRAVIEDYEQTADRQQVQNQVPETAGPSDAEQTLIDTIETIKQDQVKSADRLQESSAGVVLGLSLLGTDGFTSLQVQDQDPLSEVRRAVNSAGIRLAPVQSPVPAPALPTIDYGVLAVQHEPVPVEAAPVETELPETLVPPVKDEDLVPEPVSSVPAAVLPDLKIVSPLQEQRMPTKIEEQRSMATEQNREEKQASTTMVDVVAFEMAGQRYALDIQLAREIVEMIPITPIPRSPPYISGIINLRGEITNILNLYTLLGLPEQEVNQNQKIIVLVPDAAEGINVGIIVDNVQSVTQVPVTDIEQIKDDASSDLSGFVKGIIKAKGDDAEGKTTDLIIWIDMLKVLSRLVNQ